The Acidobacteriota bacterium genome has a segment encoding these proteins:
- the fabG gene encoding 3-oxoacyl-[acyl-carrier-protein] reductase, whose amino-acid sequence MSFDGKVALVTGAARGIGRAIALALSGKGAEVLLADILLEPLKELQAELAQAGSMARVYTMDITSVESVAKAFWSIERDVKRVDLLINNAGITRDGLLVRMRDEDWHAVLDTNLSGTYRVTRAVLKGMMKARYGRIVNIASVVAEMGNAGQTNYAASKAGIIGFTKSLAREVASRGITVNAIAPGYIETAMTEALDEKAKEHLKDMIPAGRLGSPEDVANAALFLLSEESSYITGQVLHVGGGLYM is encoded by the coding sequence TTGAGCTTTGATGGAAAAGTCGCATTGGTTACCGGTGCCGCGCGGGGCATTGGCCGCGCCATCGCGCTTGCGCTCTCCGGGAAAGGCGCCGAGGTGCTCCTCGCCGACATCCTCCTCGAGCCGCTCAAGGAACTGCAGGCCGAATTGGCGCAGGCAGGCAGCATGGCACGCGTCTACACCATGGACATCACGAGCGTCGAAAGCGTCGCCAAGGCGTTTTGGAGCATCGAGAGGGACGTTAAGCGCGTGGACCTCTTGATCAACAACGCCGGTATCACGCGCGACGGTCTTCTGGTGCGGATGCGCGACGAAGACTGGCATGCGGTGCTCGACACGAACTTGAGCGGCACATACCGCGTCACGCGTGCCGTTTTGAAGGGCATGATGAAGGCACGCTACGGGCGCATCGTGAACATTGCCTCCGTCGTAGCCGAGATGGGGAACGCCGGCCAGACGAACTACGCCGCGTCAAAGGCGGGCATCATCGGCTTTACGAAAAGCCTCGCCCGCGAGGTGGCCTCGCGCGGCATCACCGTCAACGCCATCGCCCCCGGCTACATCGAGACCGCCATGACGGAGGCGCTCGACGAGAAGGCCAAGGAGCACCTCAAGGACATGATTCCCGCGGGCCGACTGGGCTCGCCGGAGGATGTGGCGAACGCGGCCCTTTTCCTGCTCTCGGAGGAATCGTCCTACATCACGGGGCAGGTTCTGCACGTTGGCGGCGGCCTCTACATGTGA
- a CDS encoding M23 family metallopeptidase, with amino-acid sequence MLNDRKYSFIVFSDEGGAPRRWTFSRRTLRAAMWMGAAAVALFGYFALHYTRTYHMPGGIENLEVEFQALEDENTRYVAEIGALRNAQEAIEERIAKLATMVGVETLSDASYVGGAGGVSGAERVFPAQELPPAAARQIVEIESQQSLFGQSLTELEQTYEKKQHLLNFIPSIWPVDGIITGGYGWRRDPFTGRPDFHAAVDISARTNTPVRAPADGIVSSRGYSSGYGNSIVLSHGFGYVTRYGHLHRSVAEQGQRVQRGDVIAYAGSTGRSTAPHLHYEILVNQKPINARNFVLAETRRF; translated from the coding sequence ATGCTGAACGACAGGAAGTACAGCTTTATCGTGTTTTCGGACGAAGGTGGCGCGCCGCGTCGGTGGACGTTTTCGCGGCGTACGCTCCGCGCCGCCATGTGGATGGGTGCGGCGGCCGTGGCCCTCTTTGGATACTTCGCGCTGCACTACACGCGAACCTATCACATGCCGGGCGGCATCGAAAACCTGGAGGTCGAGTTTCAGGCGCTGGAGGATGAGAACACACGCTACGTCGCGGAGATCGGTGCGCTTCGCAACGCGCAGGAGGCCATCGAGGAGCGCATCGCGAAGCTTGCCACGATGGTGGGCGTCGAGACGCTTTCCGACGCAAGCTACGTAGGCGGCGCGGGAGGTGTAAGCGGCGCAGAGCGCGTCTTCCCCGCCCAGGAATTGCCCCCCGCCGCGGCGAGGCAGATCGTGGAAATCGAGTCCCAGCAGTCTCTTTTCGGGCAGAGCCTTACGGAACTCGAGCAAACCTATGAGAAAAAGCAGCACCTCCTGAACTTTATCCCCTCCATCTGGCCCGTGGACGGCATCATTACCGGAGGCTATGGCTGGCGGCGCGACCCGTTCACGGGGCGGCCCGACTTCCACGCCGCCGTGGACATCTCCGCTCGCACGAACACGCCCGTAAGAGCCCCCGCCGACGGCATCGTCTCGAGCCGCGGCTACAGCTCGGGCTACGGCAACTCTATCGTCCTCTCCCATGGCTTCGGCTACGTGACGCGCTACGGCCACCTCCACCGCTCCGTCGCAGAGCAAGGCCAGCGCGTCCAGCGGGGCGACGTTATTGCCTACGCCGGCTCCACGGGCCGGAGCACGGCGCCCCATCTCCACTACGAGATTTTGGTCAACCAAAAACCCATCAACGCCCGCAATTTCGTCCTCGCGGAAACGCGGCGGTTTTAG
- a CDS encoding M23 family metallopeptidase yields the protein MEWPLPKSRALTATFGEYRGLRLHAGIDLSTFGRTGLEVRAVERGRIVRLKVERRGYGRALYVEHPNGLVSVYAHLERFEEDTLGLETLVRTYQRARDTPYPGDIYPEPSLAVERGQTIGYSGESGAGPPHLHVEFRRGMETLVHPFAARLPLPSDSAPPRVEGLMFLPRSADARIKGLPLPHRVDFRRRQVPAMSLWGEWELVLLAYDPCARGARCGLYTWGAKLNDRPFSEAKVSSFSYDDPSAGGLLHHLAFCFPQPAVYGYRLGAVPPDSEGFQRLVLREEGEFVLRLRAEDFSGNASVRSVILRGVRPSPAGEGAGGKSASFSEESPLPTRLHESRQVEDPRSAGQVTLHPSARFLALEADSSLPLTASLHQGGHVLAEAAFFRAGERAFATLPLGNDAAGGMVQVRRRGRSVFEAPLLFAWAGREPVTLAAPPRFQLLVPADAAWEPGAVWARVVEDIPPAEELAPFAALDVLPEGMPFRHAPRLTGLLPSVCRESRRIGWYRKAFREERWIYLEGECEGRETSVSIPYGARYALMEDRVPPVIEPRHPRPGQSVPASAVEWHARACDRGSGVDYESVRFVLDGVARRGDYDPDRFKVFLNLAYEEIRPSRGEHTLRIEAADRAGNAATREFRFTVR from the coding sequence TTGGAGTGGCCCCTTCCCAAATCCAGGGCCTTGACCGCGACCTTCGGAGAATACCGTGGCCTTCGCCTCCATGCGGGCATCGACCTGAGCACGTTCGGCCGCACCGGCTTGGAAGTCCGCGCCGTCGAGCGAGGCCGCATCGTTCGCCTCAAGGTGGAGCGGCGCGGCTACGGCCGTGCGCTCTATGTGGAGCATCCAAACGGACTCGTTAGCGTCTATGCCCATTTGGAGCGGTTCGAGGAAGATACGCTTGGCCTCGAAACGCTCGTTCGAACATATCAGCGGGCGCGCGACACGCCGTATCCCGGGGACATCTATCCGGAGCCGTCCCTCGCGGTTGAGCGTGGCCAGACCATCGGCTATTCGGGAGAAAGCGGGGCGGGGCCGCCACATCTGCACGTGGAATTCCGGCGGGGCATGGAAACTCTCGTTCATCCCTTCGCGGCCAGGCTGCCTCTCCCCTCCGACTCGGCACCGCCTCGCGTCGAAGGGCTCATGTTCCTGCCCCGGAGCGCGGACGCGCGCATCAAGGGGCTTCCGCTTCCGCATCGGGTGGACTTCCGCCGCAGGCAGGTTCCCGCGATGAGCCTATGGGGAGAGTGGGAGCTCGTGCTGTTGGCGTACGACCCGTGCGCCCGGGGGGCCCGGTGTGGTCTTTACACGTGGGGGGCGAAGCTCAACGACCGCCCCTTTTCTGAAGCGAAAGTCAGTTCGTTTTCCTACGATGACCCCTCGGCCGGAGGCTTGCTTCACCATTTGGCGTTCTGCTTTCCCCAACCGGCGGTCTACGGGTACCGCCTTGGAGCCGTGCCCCCCGATTCGGAGGGGTTTCAAAGGCTCGTGCTGCGCGAAGAGGGCGAATTTGTTCTGCGGCTCCGGGCGGAGGATTTTTCGGGAAACGCCTCGGTGCGCAGCGTCATCCTGCGTGGCGTTCGGCCTTCCCCGGCCGGGGAGGGGGCCGGCGGCAAAAGCGCCTCTTTTTCCGAAGAATCGCCGCTCCCAACTCGCCTGCACGAGTCCCGACAAGTCGAGGATCCTCGCTCCGCGGGACAAGTTACGCTCCACCCTTCCGCCCGATTCCTGGCGCTCGAGGCCGATTCCTCCCTTCCCCTTACTGCGTCGCTGCATCAAGGCGGGCACGTGCTTGCGGAGGCAGCTTTTTTCCGGGCCGGGGAGCGCGCCTTCGCCACGCTTCCTCTTGGAAACGACGCAGCCGGAGGCATGGTGCAGGTGCGCCGTCGCGGCCGCTCCGTCTTTGAAGCGCCGCTCTTGTTCGCTTGGGCGGGGCGCGAGCCTGTGACCCTTGCCGCGCCGCCCCGGTTTCAGCTGCTCGTCCCCGCAGACGCTGCATGGGAGCCCGGCGCGGTATGGGCGCGCGTCGTCGAGGACATCCCTCCCGCAGAAGAGCTGGCGCCTTTCGCGGCGCTCGACGTTCTTCCCGAAGGTATGCCGTTTCGGCACGCGCCCCGCCTGACGGGCCTACTGCCTTCCGTGTGCCGGGAATCGCGGCGAATCGGGTGGTATCGAAAAGCCTTTCGTGAGGAGCGATGGATCTATCTTGAGGGCGAGTGTGAGGGGCGGGAAACGAGCGTTTCGATTCCCTATGGAGCGCGCTACGCCCTGATGGAGGACCGGGTGCCTCCCGTGATCGAGCCGCGACATCCCAGGCCGGGGCAGAGCGTCCCTGCTTCCGCCGTGGAATGGCATGCCCGCGCCTGTGACCGGGGAAGCGGCGTCGACTACGAGAGCGTGCGTTTTGTTCTAGACGGCGTCGCCCGTCGGGGCGATTACGACCCGGACCGCTTCAAGGTTTTTTTGAACCTGGCGTACGAGGAAATACGGCCTTCCCGCGGCGAGCATACGCTGCGCATCGAGGCGGCCGACCGCGCCGGGAACGCCGCCACGCGGGAGTTTCGCTTTACGGTGCGCTAG
- the fabF gene encoding beta-ketoacyl-ACP synthase II encodes MARRRAVITGIGLLTPLGLDADTTWRALVEGRSGIGPITRFDASPYTSRIAGEIKDFDPLRYMDRKEARKGDAFIQYALVASGSALRDSGLSITDQNRDRIGVIIGSGIGGLPMIEDQHKILLERGPDRVSPFFIPAIIVNLASGQVSIKHGLRGPNSAVCTACSTGAHCIGDAAKLIERGEVDAMLAGGAEAAVSPLSVAGFASLRALSRRNDEPERASRPFDRDRDGFVIAEGAGVVVLEEREAAKARGARVYAEVAGYGMSADAYHLTAPDEDGNGAVRAMEAALRDAQITTDKVDYVNAHGTSTPQGDTVEAMAIKRVFGDHAKKLLVSSTKSMMGHALGAAGGIETSVCALALHRGTVPPTTNLDHPDEGCDLNYVPHESVQRDIRVALNNSFGFGGTNACLLLKKV; translated from the coding sequence GTGGCGCGCCGCCGGGCGGTTATCACCGGGATCGGCCTCCTCACACCCCTCGGGCTCGACGCTGACACGACGTGGCGCGCCCTCGTTGAAGGCCGAAGTGGAATCGGCCCCATCACGCGGTTCGATGCTTCGCCCTATACCTCGCGCATCGCGGGGGAAATCAAAGACTTCGACCCGCTCCGCTATATGGACCGAAAGGAGGCTCGAAAGGGCGATGCGTTCATCCAATACGCGCTCGTGGCCTCCGGCAGCGCCCTGCGGGACTCGGGGCTTTCCATCACGGATCAAAACCGCGACCGCATCGGCGTCATAATCGGCTCGGGCATCGGGGGCCTTCCGATGATCGAAGACCAGCACAAAATTCTCCTCGAACGCGGCCCCGACCGCGTCTCTCCTTTCTTCATCCCGGCCATCATCGTCAACCTTGCCTCGGGGCAGGTTTCCATCAAGCACGGCCTGCGAGGGCCCAACTCCGCCGTCTGCACGGCCTGCTCGACGGGCGCACACTGCATCGGCGACGCGGCGAAGCTCATTGAGCGCGGGGAAGTCGACGCCATGTTGGCGGGAGGCGCGGAGGCCGCGGTCTCGCCGCTCTCGGTGGCGGGCTTCGCCTCGCTCCGGGCGCTCTCGCGCCGGAACGACGAGCCCGAGCGCGCGAGTCGCCCCTTCGATCGCGACCGCGACGGATTCGTCATCGCCGAGGGCGCGGGCGTGGTCGTGCTGGAAGAGCGCGAGGCGGCCAAGGCCCGCGGCGCCCGCGTCTACGCCGAGGTGGCGGGCTACGGTATGTCGGCCGACGCTTACCATCTGACAGCCCCCGACGAGGACGGAAACGGAGCCGTGCGCGCCATGGAGGCCGCCCTCCGCGACGCGCAAATCACGACCGACAAGGTGGACTACGTCAACGCCCACGGCACCTCCACGCCCCAGGGCGACACGGTCGAAGCCATGGCCATCAAGCGCGTCTTTGGAGACCACGCCAAGAAGCTGCTCGTAAGCTCGACGAAGTCCATGATGGGACATGCGCTTGGAGCCGCGGGCGGCATCGAAACGTCCGTCTGTGCCCTTGCGCTTCACCGCGGCACCGTGCCCCCGACCACGAACCTCGACCATCCCGACGAAGGCTGCGACCTGAACTACGTGCCCCATGAAAGCGTGCAGCGCGACATCCGAGTCGCGCTAAACAACTCATTCGGCTTTGGAGGCACGAACGCGTGCCTTTTGCTGAAAAAGGTTTAA
- the folE gene encoding GTP cyclohydrolase I FolE: MPDALQEIIRNLLKELGEDPDREGLRHSPERIADALRTYTQGYKVDIEKILNGALYEVEYNEMVLVRDIAFFSICEHHMAPFFGKCHVAYIPRHKVIGLSKIPRIVDAFARRLQVQERLTVQIADCINEALNPQGVGVLMEALHLCMAMRGVEKQNAITVTNAMRGLFLTRPETRAEFLELAHGKYEGI; the protein is encoded by the coding sequence ATGCCGGACGCCCTTCAGGAAATTATTCGAAACCTTCTTAAGGAGCTCGGCGAAGACCCCGACCGTGAGGGACTTCGGCACTCCCCCGAGCGCATCGCCGACGCGCTTCGCACCTATACGCAGGGCTACAAGGTGGACATCGAGAAAATCCTCAACGGCGCCCTCTACGAAGTGGAATACAACGAGATGGTCCTGGTGCGCGACATCGCCTTTTTCAGCATCTGCGAGCACCACATGGCCCCCTTTTTCGGCAAGTGCCACGTCGCTTACATCCCCCGCCACAAGGTCATCGGGCTGTCGAAAATTCCCCGTATCGTCGACGCCTTCGCGCGCCGCCTCCAGGTGCAGGAGCGGCTGACCGTCCAGATTGCCGACTGCATAAACGAGGCCCTGAACCCCCAGGGCGTGGGCGTCCTCATGGAGGCGCTGCACCTCTGCATGGCGATGCGCGGCGTGGAAAAGCAGAACGCCATTACCGTGACGAACGCCATGCGCGGGCTGTTCCTCACGCGGCCCGAGACCCGCGCCGAATTCCTGGAACTCGCGCACGGAAAGTACGAGGGGATTTAA
- a CDS encoding polymer-forming cytoskeletal protein, with protein MKKELEDINGFLDRGVTVKGELHFTGMLRLDGRLEGKIVSDSHLVVGRGAEVEGEIDVGHATLGGSVRGTVRAKKRVEILRDARVTADLHAPTLTIEEGAFFEGRCYMSGEKKTRGAQESQSFLAAPKPALRPTPALRTASEGGSEDGRSGPGSGGASAEPSAAGPVVGMRQASSK; from the coding sequence ATGAAGAAAGAACTGGAAGACATAAACGGATTCCTCGACCGCGGCGTCACGGTGAAGGGCGAGCTCCACTTCACCGGCATGCTGCGCCTCGACGGGCGCCTGGAAGGGAAAATTGTTTCCGACTCGCATCTCGTCGTCGGCCGGGGCGCCGAAGTGGAGGGCGAGATTGACGTGGGGCACGCCACGCTCGGGGGCAGCGTGCGCGGCACCGTGCGCGCAAAGAAGCGCGTGGAAATCCTTCGCGACGCCAGAGTCACGGCCGACCTCCACGCCCCGACGCTCACCATCGAAGAGGGCGCCTTCTTCGAGGGCCGCTGCTACATGTCCGGCGAGAAGAAGACTCGCGGCGCCCAAGAAAGCCAGTCGTTCCTCGCCGCTCCGAAGCCCGCCCTCCGCCCGACTCCTGCCCTCCGCACGGCTTCGGAAGGCGGGTCGGAGGATGGACGCTCCGGCCCCGGCTCCGGCGGAGCCTCCGCCGAGCCGAGCGCGGCGGGGCCGGTCGTTGGGATGAGGCAGGCTTCTTCGAAATAA
- a CDS encoding electron transfer flavoprotein subunit beta/FixA family protein — MNLIVFLKHVPATDSRISIADDGKSVVQEGLNYVISPYDEIALEEALRLKEKAGSGDVTVVSLGYDSAKESLRKALATGADKAVLVKDTARAGSDPLTTARALSKAIEGQPYDLLLFGQQGVGTDQSQVGALVAEFLNLPHINWVVKLEIEGNTLKTESEIEGGHEVIECKMPAVVITQKGLNEPRYPSLKGIMAAKKKEITEKSLADIGLSPDEAGEASAKTRIVRLELQPPKEPGRILEGEPKEAARELARILHEERKFI; from the coding sequence ATGAACCTCATAGTCTTCCTCAAGCACGTTCCCGCAACCGACAGCAGGATTAGCATCGCCGACGATGGCAAGTCCGTGGTGCAGGAGGGGCTCAATTACGTCATCAGCCCCTACGATGAGATAGCCCTCGAGGAGGCGCTGCGCCTCAAGGAAAAAGCCGGCTCGGGCGATGTCACCGTCGTCTCGCTGGGGTATGACAGCGCCAAGGAATCGCTTCGCAAGGCGCTCGCAACGGGCGCCGACAAGGCCGTGCTCGTCAAAGACACCGCCCGGGCGGGGAGCGATCCGCTTACGACGGCGCGTGCGCTTTCGAAAGCCATCGAAGGGCAGCCTTACGATCTGCTGTTATTCGGCCAGCAGGGCGTCGGCACCGACCAGTCGCAGGTCGGGGCGCTCGTCGCCGAGTTCCTCAATTTGCCGCATATTAATTGGGTCGTAAAGCTCGAGATCGAGGGGAACACGCTGAAGACGGAGAGCGAAATCGAGGGCGGCCACGAGGTCATCGAATGCAAGATGCCAGCTGTCGTCATCACCCAGAAAGGATTGAACGAGCCGCGCTATCCTTCGCTCAAGGGCATTATGGCCGCAAAGAAGAAAGAAATCACCGAGAAATCGCTCGCCGACATCGGCCTCTCGCCGGACGAGGCGGGCGAAGCCAGCGCAAAAACCAGAATCGTCAGACTCGAACTCCAGCCGCCCAAGGAGCCGGGGCGCATTCTCGAAGGCGAGCCCAAAGAGGCTGCCCGGGAGCTCGCACGCATCCTTCATGAAGAGCGGAAATTTATCTAG
- the pal gene encoding peptidoglycan-associated lipoprotein Pal — MKRLLFAITLMALFAAIWGCPKKAPEPEPVPEPVVEEAPPPEPEPEPPKPAVEPPPRLSEEEIAWAQENLLVNIRFEFDKYGLTEEALALLEAHGRWLQENPTVELRLEGHCDERGTVEYNLALGERRAASAKQFLADLGIAPERLSTVSYGKERPLDAAHTEEAWAKNRRCEFHIVAY; from the coding sequence ATGAAACGACTGCTTTTCGCCATCACGCTTATGGCACTTTTTGCGGCAATTTGGGGTTGTCCCAAGAAGGCCCCCGAACCGGAACCCGTTCCCGAGCCCGTCGTCGAGGAGGCACCACCCCCCGAGCCCGAGCCTGAGCCACCGAAGCCCGCTGTGGAGCCCCCGCCGCGCCTATCGGAGGAGGAAATTGCATGGGCGCAGGAGAACCTCCTTGTTAATATTCGCTTCGAGTTCGACAAATACGGCCTTACGGAGGAGGCTCTGGCGCTCCTTGAGGCGCATGGGCGCTGGCTTCAGGAGAACCCGACGGTCGAGCTGCGCCTCGAGGGCCACTGCGACGAACGCGGCACCGTGGAGTACAACCTCGCCCTCGGCGAGCGCCGCGCCGCAAGCGCCAAGCAGTTCCTGGCCGACCTGGGGATAGCGCCGGAGCGTCTTTCGACCGTCTCCTACGGCAAGGAGCGCCCGCTCGATGCGGCGCACACGGAGGAGGCCTGGGCCAAGAACCGCCGCTGCGAGTTTCACATCGTTGCATACTGA
- a CDS encoding acyl carrier protein, with amino-acid sequence MSSVEERVREIIMQELDVEASQVTPKARFIEDLGADSLDTVELIMAFEDDFGIKIPDEKAEGISTVKDAIAYIENHKKG; translated from the coding sequence ATGTCTTCTGTAGAAGAACGCGTACGAGAAATCATCATGCAGGAACTCGACGTCGAGGCGTCGCAGGTAACACCCAAGGCGCGCTTCATTGAGGACCTGGGTGCCGATTCGCTTGATACCGTTGAGCTTATCATGGCTTTCGAGGACGATTTCGGAATTAAAATTCCCGACGAGAAAGCCGAGGGCATCTCCACGGTCAAGGACGCCATCGCGTATATCGAGAATCACAAAAAGGGATAG
- a CDS encoding 30S ribosomal protein S21, with translation MPLWLPFLTRAGREFWALVWIPPNIERKGVLICEQEKRLATIDLRDGETLDSAIKRFKRIVQRENILREYRQHTFFVRPAERERIKRSVAQKRSHKRFSRFPRTAQRRIVHRRPDLPSIAYEEPSEAASAQPSLAGPPQAPEGQVKTAEQPSETVSAPLSPPEGSQQPSPPNDSPANDSQVRTAKTA, from the coding sequence ATGCCCTTGTGGCTTCCTTTCTTGACCCGGGCTGGCCGAGAATTCTGGGCGCTCGTATGGATACCACCAAACATAGAGCGGAAAGGTGTTTTAATTTGTGAACAGGAGAAACGATTGGCTACTATAGATCTGAGAGACGGCGAAACGCTGGACTCCGCGATTAAGCGGTTCAAGCGCATTGTTCAACGCGAGAACATTTTGCGCGAGTACCGGCAGCATACGTTTTTCGTTCGACCTGCCGAGCGGGAGCGTATCAAGCGCAGCGTAGCTCAGAAAAGAAGCCATAAGCGTTTCAGCAGGTTTCCTCGCACGGCACAGCGAAGAATCGTTCACCGCCGGCCCGACCTTCCTTCCATCGCCTACGAGGAGCCGTCCGAAGCAGCCTCGGCGCAGCCTTCCCTGGCTGGGCCGCCCCAAGCCCCGGAGGGGCAGGTGAAAACCGCGGAACAACCTTCCGAGACGGTTTCGGCCCCGCTTTCTCCTCCCGAAGGCTCACAACAGCCGTCACCCCCCAACGACTCCCCGGCAAACGATAGCCAGGTCCGAACAGCCAAAACCGCTTAA
- a CDS encoding Rieske (2Fe-2S) protein has product MSQSKSCRPAASAPSPSPWVRAASLDALRAEGRAAVQAGGRDIALFLVEGRAYACQNACPHQGHPLVQGEVAARENDRGEKGCVLTCVWHNWKFSLPEGRCVMGGEDVRAYPARVEGDGVFLDLGEPDPRENLRQNLRKALRKNKGGRMARAAVQLLKLGASPRDVVREAARHGCTCGEEGWSVELCAAVDCAHALALYGDEEKIFPLMQALSLAAEPNVRREPREIPEPADLSAYASKEKVLENFRRLVEEEEAEAAEALLRAATSGSAPALEGDELARALIVAASDHFLDDGDSLLYVLKASELLDMLGRREAGWILPPLVPALVRATRKDKLPPMKATSEFLEKISSGEWNRLLERRGEAAKEDFNEVAFRKTLLGGDPCASNEALLRALRGGASVERIASSMALAAAERMLSFDLSIELDPAQGKEWDDVTQALIVANAVRELWLRHPEPELARALLYEAHLIGALGSLAAPDGEGPARAAGGETEETLLGGIKDACLHRFPEKAVLLVRRYFFENHGVDALEKFFVRHALDDPATKASVVANIIETTRAATRQAHALGKSPDRRLLYEALARFLASPRRERGTVLCAWKGLRFAAKVSPS; this is encoded by the coding sequence ATGAGCCAGTCGAAGAGCTGCCGCCCGGCGGCGTCCGCTCCTTCCCCCTCGCCTTGGGTGCGCGCGGCCTCCCTCGACGCGCTTCGCGCCGAGGGGCGCGCGGCCGTTCAGGCAGGCGGGAGGGACATCGCGCTGTTTCTTGTCGAAGGCCGCGCTTACGCCTGCCAGAACGCCTGCCCGCACCAGGGCCATCCCCTCGTGCAGGGCGAGGTCGCTGCGCGGGAGAACGACCGCGGCGAGAAGGGCTGCGTCCTCACGTGCGTGTGGCACAACTGGAAATTCTCCCTTCCCGAAGGCCGGTGCGTCATGGGCGGCGAGGACGTGCGCGCGTACCCGGCGCGTGTCGAGGGCGACGGCGTTTTCCTCGACCTCGGGGAGCCCGACCCGCGCGAGAATCTCCGGCAAAACTTGCGCAAGGCGCTCCGCAAGAACAAGGGCGGGCGCATGGCGCGCGCCGCGGTGCAGCTCCTCAAGCTCGGCGCCAGTCCCCGCGACGTGGTCCGCGAGGCCGCCCGCCACGGCTGCACGTGCGGCGAGGAGGGCTGGAGCGTGGAGCTCTGCGCCGCCGTGGACTGCGCGCACGCCCTCGCGCTCTACGGGGACGAGGAGAAAATTTTTCCGCTCATGCAGGCGCTCTCGCTTGCGGCGGAGCCGAACGTCCGCCGCGAGCCGCGCGAGATTCCCGAGCCCGCCGACCTGTCGGCGTACGCCTCGAAGGAAAAGGTATTGGAAAATTTCCGACGCCTCGTCGAGGAGGAAGAGGCCGAGGCCGCCGAGGCGCTCCTACGCGCCGCCACCTCAGGAAGCGCTCCGGCGCTTGAGGGCGACGAGCTAGCGCGCGCCCTGATCGTCGCGGCGAGCGACCACTTTCTCGACGACGGCGATTCCCTTCTCTACGTTCTGAAAGCTTCCGAATTGCTCGATATGCTGGGCCGGCGGGAGGCCGGTTGGATTCTACCCCCGCTCGTTCCGGCCCTCGTCCGCGCGACGCGCAAAGACAAACTCCCTCCCATGAAAGCGACGTCGGAATTCCTGGAAAAAATTTCCTCCGGCGAGTGGAACAGACTTCTAGAGCGGCGAGGCGAGGCCGCGAAGGAGGATTTCAACGAGGTGGCGTTTCGAAAGACTCTTCTGGGCGGCGACCCCTGCGCGTCGAACGAAGCCCTTCTCCGCGCGCTCCGCGGCGGTGCCTCCGTCGAGCGCATCGCCTCCTCGATGGCGCTCGCCGCGGCGGAGCGGATGCTCTCGTTCGACCTTTCCATCGAGCTCGACCCAGCCCAAGGAAAGGAGTGGGACGACGTGACGCAGGCGCTCATCGTGGCGAACGCCGTCCGGGAGCTCTGGCTGCGTCATCCCGAGCCGGAGCTTGCGCGCGCTCTCTTGTACGAAGCGCACCTCATTGGCGCCCTGGGATCCCTCGCGGCGCCCGACGGCGAGGGCCCCGCCAGGGCCGCCGGGGGCGAGACAGAAGAGACGCTCCTCGGCGGCATCAAGGACGCCTGCCTGCACCGATTTCCGGAAAAAGCCGTGCTTCTGGTGCGGCGGTATTTTTTCGAAAACCACGGCGTCGACGCGCTCGAGAAATTTTTCGTCCGCCACGCCCTTGACGACCCCGCGACGAAGGCCTCCGTCGTCGCAAACATAATCGAGACGACGCGGGCGGCTACCCGGCAGGCCCATGCGCTCGGAAAGAGTCCCGACCGCCGCCTTCTCTACGAGGCCCTCGCGCGCTTTCTGGCGTCGCCCCGGCGCGAACGCGGCACGGTGCTATGCGCATGGAAAGGACTCCGGTTCGCAGCCAAGGTCTCTCCTTCATGA